The genomic stretch TCATTAGAAAGTAGCGAATGAAAGGGGAAGAGAAGTCCTTGCCGAGAGACAGGAGCGGCACACGTGAGCCCTACATTTCTGGTCATGGCTCCGGGTGTCATTCGGAAGGTGCCCGGCACTGGTCATGTGCCTTCTGCGGGGGGTTTCTGGGGGGAAATCACAGAGCTAGAGCAGGGGAGGGGACAACATCTCTGATTGGAGGGAGGCCCAAGAGAGGTCTGGTCCAGGAAGGGCAAGCTGGAAAGTTCTGCTTCCTGAgactgagagagaaaaatcaaattctaGTCAACGCAGGCCATATCTCAAGGGGCCATGGCGGCTTTGCTTTGTCTGTTAACACAGGTGTGGGAAGGAGCTACCCAGAGCATCAGCTACCAGAAACCAGGCCCTGAAGGAAATGGAGGACAGCTTCTTCTTGCCATAGCCCCTCATCCCAGGCTACAGCAAGTTCGTGCACTGGAAGGGGAGTCTCATTTACCAAGTTTTGTTGGGACACCAAAGGTTAAAATGCAGGATTCTGCAAGCAATGCTGATCCTTGGAAGAGGTCTTCCGGCCTGTCTCCAAAAAGCTCCGAGCTCCCTTCCGAACACTGGGCCTCCACAGGGAATCGACTTCAGGGATGAGAGCTCTATGGTGGCAATGCGCCTTCAGAGGCCCTTGGGCTGCACAACTCCCATAGTTAGGCCGCAGGGAGGTCAGGTGGCCATGTGACACTTCCAGGCCTCTGCAGAGTTTAGTAGTCACACTAGTCCAGCACTGGCATAATCCCAGGGGGTAGGAGAGACTTGGGCAAGCGGTCCCTGAAACCTTGCCTCAAGTCAACCAGAGCTGGCAGCAGGCAGGCCCAGGAGATGCTGGCAAAGGGGAGCAAGCTTGTTCCTCCCTTCCCCCCATGCTTGCTGCAGCCCAAGATGGCCACCAGCAGGGTGGCCACAGGCAGCGGCTCTGAAGGGCCACAGGGTGGGCTGTGGAGGCTGCTAAGGGGCTGCATCCGACACCTTCCATGCCAGTCCCTGTCATTTTGGGCCCCAGCTGGCTCATCAGGGGCCATGTGTatgtctggggtggggtgggggaggggacaggccCTGCCATGGCTCTTGGGCAGTGGTGTGGGTGAGGCCAGAGGGCGCTTGGTCTGGGGATTTCTGAGGAGCAGGTGGATGTCCAAGCAGGAAAACCAGAGCACACTGGTTTCAGCTCTGCCAAAATTTGTGGGTTCGAAGCCCTGAAGATAATCCTGTGTTATCTGAGCCACATaacaggactgatgctgaagcggaagctccaatactttggccaactgatacaaagaaccgactcattggaaaagatcctgatgctaggaaagatcgaaggcgggaggagaaggggatgatagaggatgagatggttggatggcatcaccaactcgatggacgtgagtttgagtgagttccaggagttggtgatgggcagggaagcctggcgtgctgcagtccatggggccgcaaagagttggacacgactgagtgactgaactgatctgagccaCTGCTGCTCTCAAGCTGTGGAGCCTTGAGGAGACAGCGAAGCTGTGTGTGTGCTATCCCGGCTTCCCAGGGGAGGTGGAGTCCTCAGCAGGACACTGGTGCCTGTCTCTGAAGCCGGGTTGCCCCACCAGAGAGGAAAGCCTTGCCTTCATGTGAGGTGCTCCTTGAGTTAGCAGTGCTCCTGGCGTGGGGCCAGGCATGCAGCAGCCCCCAGGGCTGGCCATCTGGACTGGGCTGAGTCAGCGCAGTCCTGTGAGAGGTGAGTACCAGCCTGAATGACCATCCCACTCCACTGCACCAGCCCTTCTCTCCTGCGGAGAATGACCCTAGAACCGTCTCAAGCTGACAATCTAGAAAGTATCACGCAATGAGGCATGGAAAGTGGGAGGTCGCATAGAGGCAATGTGGGGAGGGAAATGATGGAGATGCCTAGAGGAAGAACTGAAGACGCTTTGAGAAAACCCAGCTTCCCAAGTAGATGAACAAGCTGTGGGAAAGAACCGTATGAGCAGAGTCGCCAGACCTTTCAGGGCTCCTGAGCCCAAGGACCAAAAACATGACCCAAACCCCACAGAACTTTAGGTTTCAAGCCCTTGCCAGATTGGTTTcttttaactcatttatttagaaaaataacccTGCCCTACCCTCCTCCCTCTGGGTCACCGGACTTGGGCATCATGCTTGACCTAGCTTTGGGTCAGGCCTCCCACCCAGTTGAAGGTCCAGGCCCCTGGCGGCGGGTGGCCACGCTGCGGGCAGCTGCACACATTTCCAGTTGCCGTGCGTTCCCATCCCCGGGCTCTTGATCCTGGAGTCCGGCCTCGGCCTCTGGCTCTCTGCGTGGAGAGAGGGCGCTGACGGAGGAGGGCTGccgggctacatacagtctgtGCGCCCCTCCCAAGACCCTGGGAGCAGCTGGAGACAGAGGCTCTGCTCTCTGCTCGCCCTCCCTCGGGGGAGCTCAGGGCTGGAAGCGCGGGGAGCTGACGTGAGTCTGGTGGAAGGCATGGGCGCTGTACACCACTTCGGGGGGCGAGGGCGCGCCGGGGGCCAGCACAGAGCACAAGGGCTCGTGGCTGTTCAGCACCGACGTGAAGTACTTCATCTCTTCCGTGAGCTGCTTGATCTCCTTCCGCAGCGCCGCGTTCTGCTTCTCCAAGTCTTCACTCTCCTGTGAGCGGAAAGGATGGACACTGCAGGTTACTATCAGGGCTCAGGGGAAGATTGCGGGGCGTGGAGGAGGCAGTGGGAGTTCCGCATTAGATTTCCACTAGCACGGCCAGGCAAGGGCATCGGTGACTTCTTCTGCACATGCGAGCGTGTGCACGCGTGCGTGTGTATTTGTACGTGTCATGTATGTGGATGGGTGcggtgctgtgtgctgtgcttagtcctgtCCTGTGCTCAGTCGcgcccgactcttggcgacccatggactgcagcccgtcaggctcctctgcccatggagattctccaggcgagaatactggagtgggttaccatgccctgctccaggggatctcccaacccagggatcgaacccaggtctcccgcgttgcaggcagattctttataccatctgagccaccagggaagcccgtgcatttgcataaatacatgtatatttgtaCATGTATGTGCATAGCTGTTTAGATCAAACCATATGAAATTGCTGATATTTATTTTGACCTCGGAAAATGGCAGTTGCATTCGGTCCCAACTAAcagagatatgtgtgtgtgtgtgaaggcatGTGTGAACTGCATGAGTGTGCTCCTTTGCGTGCAGGTATATGCATAGGTCTCCATAAGTGTATATGAGAGTTGAGAGTGGCAAGTGCATGTCCAGGCCAGTGCATGACCAGCCAGAGGTGGAAAAATGGAATAGAGTTTGTGAGACTGACTTATACTAATTTCACTCTTTTCTGCTCTGTTACACTGGTGTGTTCGCCTAACGTTCCCAGCATTTGCATTTAGTCTTATGAATGGAGTCCTTGGTTAACTGTCTACGTCACCCAAATTCTAGAACATTTGGGGTCTTCTAAATGATAAACGGTCAAACTCCAGCTGAGTTCTCTCTCCCAGCAGCTTGTCCTGTAGAACTCTGGGTGTGGCCCAGCAcctgtgctttctttttttccagaaacaCCTTTACCCCCTTGCTTCAGGGAACTATCAGATACATGCTAATCAGAAAACCTCAGGacacccctggtggtccagtggttaagaatccgccttccaatacaggggatgtgaattcagtccctggttggaaaactaagatgcTGCAGAACCCCtaagtctgcatgccacaaccggagaagcctgtgcgctgcacCTAGAGAGGAGCGCACATGTGCcaaaacaaagactcagcacagccaaagagattttaaaaagaaaggctcAGGGTAAAGAGCTCTGACTACCGATCACATCATTAATTAGTCAACAATTACACCCTGGTAATTAGCATTTACTGGAAAATAATCCCACCTTCAGAAAACCAGGGGAACTGCATTTCCAATGTGATTTTAATGTTCACATTCCTTGACTCAGATAGACCATCTTTGCTAATCATTGGTAcccacagaggaagaaaaaatggCACTGGAGATGCAAATAAATTACATTTCTGTTCAAAAAGTGACCTGCTATTTGGATTCCGGGtcttatttttcttgttctgTTTCACTTAGGTTAGTGTTTTCCAAGCTTGCCATGACATTAGAACTAATCTGAGGGCCTGATAAAAATATAGTTCCAGACACTTCCTGAAATCTAGAGGTTTGAACTCAGTGAGTTCAGAACTTGGGATTTGAATTCTGGGAATCTGAATTTTTAACAAATGCCCCAGATTATTCTAACCACCA from Capra hircus breed San Clemente chromosome 10, ASM170441v1, whole genome shotgun sequence encodes the following:
- the BATF gene encoding basic leucine zipper transcriptional factor ATF-like; translation: MPHSSDSSDSSFSRSPPPGKQDSSDDVRKVQRREKNRIAAQKSRQRQTQKADTLHLESEDLEKQNAALRKEIKQLTEEMKYFTSVLNSHEPLCSVLAPGAPSPPEVVYSAHAFHQTHVSSPRFQP